GTGGTGCGGGTAACCTGGTGATTTGTGAACCTGTCATGATCCATATTAGTGATGAAGTGCTGAATGAGAAAGGAGGGATTGATCCGCACAAACTGGACCTGGTAGCGAGAATGGGAGGAGACTATTATTGCAGGGCTTCCGGCGATGCGGTATTTGAAGTGGCAAAGCCGAATACGGCATTAGGGATTGGGATTGATGCCCTGCCTTTGCATATCCGGAATAGTCGCATTCTGACCGGTAATCATTTGGGGCAATTAGCAAATGTGCATGAGCACCCGGTGATAGATCCTGCATTTGAGGATGAGCACCTGAAGAATATTTTCCAGTATTATAGTATTACGCCTGATGAGATGGAGCGGGAGTTGCATGCATACGCCCAACGGCTGTTAGACAAAGGGAAAGTAGCGGAAGCGTGGCAGATACTACTTGCTGTATAAAAAAGCGGTTGCGGCCATCAGCCCCAACCGCTTTCCAAACTTAAAAGATCAGGGGTGCCATCGGCGAACCTGATCTTTTAAGTTTATTTAGATGTTACACTACCAAACACCTTCTTCAGCAACTCAGAAGTTCTTGCTGCAGGATTTGCCCTGATATTCTTCTCTTCATTCTTAATCTGATCAAACAGCGCATTCACCGCCATACCTGTTACATAATCCTGCAGATCCGGATTTACCTTATTGAAAGTAGTAGGCAGTTTATTGTAAGAAGTCACGATATCACCATAGTACTTAGTTGCACTTGTACTATCCAGCGCACCTTTCACTACAGGCGAAAACGCAGCCTTCAGCTTTGCTGTAGTCTTACCTTTAAAGTATACAGTAGCAGAACTATCTGTTCCCTTCAACAGGTTCAGCGCATCTGTAATAGTCATTTCCTTGATCGCATCAACAAAGATTGGCGCTGCATAACCTACTGCTTTTTCAGCTGCACGGTTGATAGACAGAATTGCCTTATCTACCTGGCTACCCAAACCTACACTTCTCAATGTATTACCAATCTTCACCGCATCAGGAGGTAATAACAATTTGTACACTTCACTGCCAAAGAAACCATCCGTCTTATTCAGAGAAGCAATACCTTTTTGCACACCATTTGACAATGCCTCCTTGATCGCATTCCCCGCATCTGTCTGCGAAACACCAGAAGTACCGGTTGCACTGCTGGTTGCACTACTTACAGCTTTACTCAAATTCTTCAGTATCTGGGCCTGAGATACCGTCCCTACAGAAATACCTGCCAAAAACAGAAGACATAGTTTCTTGTACATATTGATTGAAGTTGTGGTTTACATGCAAATTAGTAACAATATTTAATCTACCAATTCAATTAGTGATGAAGGGTAGCTCATCGCACAGCAGCCCCGGATCGCAATGCGATCCGGGGCTGCTACAGGCTATAAATGTAACGTATTTTCCTATTCGTGTATTGCCAGCAATGGGATATGACTGTGAAAAGCCAGCTGAGTAGTCCGGCTCCTTCTGAACATCCCTTCAAAAAGCCCGTGTTTCCGCGGGATGATAAAGATCAGATCGGCGCCTTCCTTTTCTGAAAAATCCATGATCCCATTCACCACATTCTCATTGTCTACAAAATGGTAAATTGGATTATGCCCCTCCAACAGGGTATCCAGCAGTAAACTCTCCATAGGAGTTTCACCTGCCAGCCCTTTCCCGGAATGATCGATGTTTAACACATGCAGCTCTGCATTAAAGATGGTGAGCAAACTCTTCAGGGTTCCAATGGGCGTATTTTCCCCTATATGTTTAAAATCACACGCGAATACGATCTTCTTAATAGGATGGTACACGGCATCTGCTGGTACAATGATCACCGGACAAGCGGTATGCCTGGCCACATCTACCGAATTGGAACCAATGAGAATCTCTTCGAACTGACTCCCCCCTTCTGTACCCATTATAATCAGATCGGCCTGCTGATCAATGCAAAATCCATTAATATTTGCTGCCAACAGGTGATTTTCTGCCCGCAGATCCAGTATTACATTAGCAGGAATTTCGGTCGCCAGCTCTCTTTGCATCTTTTCCAGCCCTTCTTCACTGGCCGCCTTCAAGTCCTCAGGATCTACCATCGGAATAGCCGAAGGCATATCCGGCACAGGTACTACCAGCTCATATGCGTGGTACAAAACAACCCGGGAAGCCCCCATCTGGCTTGCCAGTCCCAACGCATAGCGGGCGGCATTATATGCTGCTGCTGAAAAGTCTGTAGGAACAATAATAGTTTTCATCTCATTACTGTTTTTAGTGTGGAATATGTAGAACCTATGGAATAAAGAGAAAAATTAATGCCAAAGGGGAGAAAACAGTTATTTTTGCACTCCATTATTGTAATCAGTACTTACATGACATCACTATCTGAGCAAGAGATCATACGCAGGGAAAAACTGCAGGAACTGGAAAATGCGGGCATCAACCCCTATCCAGCGGAGGAATATCCCATTAATAATACTGCAGCAAATATTAAAGCAGTATATAGTGAAGAAACAAAAGACCAACTGCAAAACATTTGCGTTGCAGGCCGTGTCATGAAGAAACGGGACATGGGGAAGGCGGCTTTCATAAGCCTCCAGGACCATACCGGCACTATTCAGTTGTATATTCGCCGCGATGATATCTGCCCTGGTGAGGATAAGACCATGTTCGATACTGTATTCAAAAAACTGATCGATCTGGGGGATATTTTAGGTGCTAAAGGCTATGCTTTTGTTACCAAAACAGGCGAATTGTCTATCCACGTTACCCAACTGGATTTTCTCGCTAAATCTCTGCGCGTACTACCAAACGTAGCTGAAAAAGATGGTGAAACCTTCGATGCCGTAACCGATCCTGAATTCAGGTATCGCCAGCGCTACGTAGACCTGATCATCAACCCGTCTGTAAAGGATACCTTTATCAAGCGTACGAAGATCATGCAGACCATCCGTGATTTCTACAACGACCTGGGTTACCTGGAAGTAGAAACACCGATCCTTCAGCCTATTCCTGGTGGCGCCACTGCACGTCCGTTCAAGACTCATCACAATGCACTGGATATTCCATTATACATGCGTATCGCCAATGAGCTGTACCTGAAACGTTTGATCGTAGGTGGTTTCGATGGGGTGTACGAGTTTGCCAAAGACTTCCGCAACGAAGGTATGGACCGCACCCACAACCCGGAATTTACCGTAATGGAAATGTACGCTGCTTACAAAGACTACGAGTGGATGATGCGTACCACAGAAACCTTGCTGGAAAAAATCGCCCTCGCCCTGCACGGTACCACCCAGGTACAGGTAGGAGAGAAGGTGATCGACTTCAAAGCACCTTTCCGCCGTGTCACTATGTTTGATGCAATTAAAGAACATACCGGTATCGACATTTCCGAAATGGACGAAGCACAGCTGCGCGATACCTGCAAACAACTCGGTATAGGCGTTGCACCTAGCATGGGTAAGGGTAAACTGATAGACGAGATCTTTGGTGAAAAAGCTGAACACAACTATGTACAGCCTACCTTCATCATTGACTATCCTGTGGAAATGAGCCCGCTCACCAAGAAACACCGTAGCAAACCAGGTCTGGTAGAACGCTTTGAACTGATGGTAAACGGTAAGGAACTGGCCAACGCTTACAGCGAGCTGAATGATCCTATCGACCAGCGCCAACGCTTCGAAGACCAGGTGAAACTGATGGAAAGAGGTGATGACGAAGCGATGTACATAGACTACGACTTCCTTCGTGCCCTGGAATACGGTATGCCGCCAACCTCCGGTATCGGTATTGGTATCGACCGTTTGACTATGATCATGACAAACAACCTATCCATCCAGGATGTGCTGTTCTTCCCACAAATGAAACCAGAGAAGCTCCAATAGTCTTCTCTTTCAACCTTATATCCAAAAAAATCCGGCTCTTAATGGCCGGATTTTTAATTTACAACAAATCCGATCTATGCAATTACGTCACTTTACCCACTACATGGCAGCCCTGGGGCTGTTATCCGCTCCACTATGCGCCCAGGATAAAAAAGACCTTACCTACGAACAGATCTGGAAAAATGCCCCTTCCGGCATTTCCCAGCCACTACCCAACATAACCGGTTGGGCGGATGACACACATTATATCGAAGTGCGCAATGGCAAGTCTTACACAGTAGATGTAAAGACCAGTGCAGCGACCGACTATTCCCAGGCCGGCATTGCCGTATCTGTAAAGGATCACGACATTATCTACACAGCTGCTGATGGTACTACTACACAACTTACAAACGATACGCTCACAGAAAAGAATCCTACGATCTCTCCTGATGGGAAATATGTAGCGTTTACCCGTCACAATGACCTATATAGCGTAGAAATAGCCACCAAAAAGGAAACCCGCTATACCAGCGACGCTTCTGACGTAGTATACAATGGTTACGCCTCCTGGATCTATTATGAAGAAATCCTGGGCCGGGCCTCCCGCTACCGTGCTTTCTGGTGGAGCCCCAATAGCCGCTACCTGGCTTACATGCGTTTTGACGACTCACAGGTACCCGTATTCCCTATTTACAGCGAAAAAGGGCAGCACGGCTTCACAGAAAATACCCGTTATCCAAAAGCCGGTGATAAAAACCCGGAAGTGAAAGTAGGCGTGGTACCCGTAGCTGGTGGTGCTACCACCTGGGCAGCTTTTGACGAAAAGGCAGATCAATACTTCGGTACCCCATACTGGACAACCGACAACCATCTATGGATGCAATGGATGAACAGGGGACAGGATAACCTGAAGATTTACGATATCAACCTGGCCACCGGCGCTAAAAAGGAAGTGTACGATGAAAAACAGCCAACCTGGATCGACTGGAAGGATGGAATGACTATTCTTGAGAAAGGCAAAGGATTTATTATGAGAAGTGATAAAACAGGCTGGTCACACCTGTACTGGTACAATATGGATGGCTCTCTCAAAAAGCAACTGACTTCCGGCAACTGGACGGTGAACTATACCGTGGCCCTGGATGTAAAACAGGAACAACTCTACTTCGTAGCAAGAAAAGAAGCTTCTACCCGCACAGATCTTTATAAGGTAAACCTGAATACAGGGGCAATTACCCGCCTCACCTTCGGCGAATACTACCATGCTACGACTGTAAGCCCGCATGGCGACTACTTCATTACCACCTATTCCAACCTTAATACACCTGCCCGCATTGCGCTGGTAGACAACAAAGGCAGGGTAATCCGTGAATTGGGTGATAGCAAAGGCGCTCAATTAGCCAGTTACAACCTGGCCCTGCCCAAATTAATGACTTATACTACCCGCGACGGGTTGACCCTGCCCATGACGGTGACCATGCCACTACATATGCAGGAAGGCAAAAAATATCCTGTACTCATCAGTATCTATGGAGGGCCTAATGCAGGCACCGTATACGATCGCTGGAATGGCAACCTGACCGCACAATGGTGGGCCGAAAAAGGTATTATCCAGGTGGTAATTGATAATCGTAGCTCTGGCCAGCTGGGTAAAATGGGCATGAACTACATCCATCGCAAAACGGGTATCTATGAAATCGAGGATTATATGGATGCTACCAAATGGCTCCGTTCCCAGGCGTATGTAGATACAAACAAGGTTTGCATCACAGGTGGCAGCTTTGGGGGTTATATGACCTGTATGGCGCTGACCTATGGCGCTTCCGTATTCAACTATGGTATGGCGAACTATTCGGTGACCGACTGGCAGCTCTACGATAGCCATTATACTGAAAGATATATGGATACCCCTGCCGAGAACCCTGAAGGTTATAAAATCACTTCGCCTATGCACTACCTGGACCGTTATAAGGGATTAATCAGGATCGTACATGGCACCATGGACGATAACGTACATATGCAGAACAGTATCCAGTTAATAAATATGCTGGAAGACATGAATAAGCATTTTGAATTTATGTTAGTTCCGGGAGAGCGTCATGGGTGGAGAACCAGTATCAAGAT
This Chitinophaga sancti DNA region includes the following protein-coding sequences:
- a CDS encoding DUF4197 domain-containing protein, which codes for MYKKLCLLFLAGISVGTVSQAQILKNLSKAVSSATSSATGTSGVSQTDAGNAIKEALSNGVQKGIASLNKTDGFFGSEVYKLLLPPDAVKIGNTLRSVGLGSQVDKAILSINRAAEKAVGYAAPIFVDAIKEMTITDALNLLKGTDSSATVYFKGKTTAKLKAAFSPVVKGALDSTSATKYYGDIVTSYNKLPTTFNKVNPDLQDYVTGMAVNALFDQIKNEEKNIRANPAARTSELLKKVFGSVTSK
- a CDS encoding S9 family peptidase — translated: MQLRHFTHYMAALGLLSAPLCAQDKKDLTYEQIWKNAPSGISQPLPNITGWADDTHYIEVRNGKSYTVDVKTSAATDYSQAGIAVSVKDHDIIYTAADGTTTQLTNDTLTEKNPTISPDGKYVAFTRHNDLYSVEIATKKETRYTSDASDVVYNGYASWIYYEEILGRASRYRAFWWSPNSRYLAYMRFDDSQVPVFPIYSEKGQHGFTENTRYPKAGDKNPEVKVGVVPVAGGATTWAAFDEKADQYFGTPYWTTDNHLWMQWMNRGQDNLKIYDINLATGAKKEVYDEKQPTWIDWKDGMTILEKGKGFIMRSDKTGWSHLYWYNMDGSLKKQLTSGNWTVNYTVALDVKQEQLYFVARKEASTRTDLYKVNLNTGAITRLTFGEYYHATTVSPHGDYFITTYSNLNTPARIALVDNKGRVIRELGDSKGAQLASYNLALPKLMTYTTRDGLTLPMTVTMPLHMQEGKKYPVLISIYGGPNAGTVYDRWNGNLTAQWWAEKGIIQVVIDNRSSGQLGKMGMNYIHRKTGIYEIEDYMDATKWLRSQAYVDTNKVCITGGSFGGYMTCMALTYGASVFNYGMANYSVTDWQLYDSHYTERYMDTPAENPEGYKITSPMHYLDRYKGLIRIVHGTMDDNVHMQNSIQLINMLEDMNKHFEFMLVPGERHGWRTSIKMKHSDMEMYRFIYRYLLEEPFPAEL
- the lysS gene encoding lysine--tRNA ligase, with translation MTSLSEQEIIRREKLQELENAGINPYPAEEYPINNTAANIKAVYSEETKDQLQNICVAGRVMKKRDMGKAAFISLQDHTGTIQLYIRRDDICPGEDKTMFDTVFKKLIDLGDILGAKGYAFVTKTGELSIHVTQLDFLAKSLRVLPNVAEKDGETFDAVTDPEFRYRQRYVDLIINPSVKDTFIKRTKIMQTIRDFYNDLGYLEVETPILQPIPGGATARPFKTHHNALDIPLYMRIANELYLKRLIVGGFDGVYEFAKDFRNEGMDRTHNPEFTVMEMYAAYKDYEWMMRTTETLLEKIALALHGTTQVQVGEKVIDFKAPFRRVTMFDAIKEHTGIDISEMDEAQLRDTCKQLGIGVAPSMGKGKLIDEIFGEKAEHNYVQPTFIIDYPVEMSPLTKKHRSKPGLVERFELMVNGKELANAYSELNDPIDQRQRFEDQVKLMERGDDEAMYIDYDFLRALEYGMPPTSGIGIGIDRLTMIMTNNLSIQDVLFFPQMKPEKLQ
- a CDS encoding universal stress protein — encoded protein: MKTIIVPTDFSAAAYNAARYALGLASQMGASRVVLYHAYELVVPVPDMPSAIPMVDPEDLKAASEEGLEKMQRELATEIPANVILDLRAENHLLAANINGFCIDQQADLIIMGTEGGSQFEEILIGSNSVDVARHTACPVIIVPADAVYHPIKKIVFACDFKHIGENTPIGTLKSLLTIFNAELHVLNIDHSGKGLAGETPMESLLLDTLLEGHNPIYHFVDNENVVNGIMDFSEKEGADLIFIIPRKHGLFEGMFRRSRTTQLAFHSHIPLLAIHE